The proteins below are encoded in one region of Acidimicrobiia bacterium:
- the carA gene encoding carbamoyl-phosphate synthase small subunit — protein sequence MRDALLVLADGTTFEGEVIGADDLAVGEVVFNTVLSGYQEVVTDPSYAGQIITFTYPHIGNYGVNLADFESRRPFCRGVVVRDLARRRSSWRSEADLGAQLRAYGIPGIAGIDTRKLTRRIRELGAVPGAFGALDRHGEASLLAAARAEPGTDGVDLVAQVTTPLAYRLADGQRPLVVAYDFGIKRTILRHLASWFDVEVVPADTSAADTLARGPAGVFLSNGPGDPAAVPYARDAIAALLGEVPIFGICLGHQLLGRALGADTVKLPFGHHGGNHPVRNLATGRIEITSQNHNFAVDADSLAGRAEMTHVNLNDGVCEGLRVLDAPAFSVQHHPEAAPGPHDSVYLFEEFATMLGVTQPRAAPAGLPVAERGVA from the coding sequence GTGCGCGATGCGTTACTGGTCTTGGCCGATGGCACCACCTTTGAGGGTGAGGTCATCGGCGCCGATGACCTGGCGGTGGGCGAGGTGGTCTTCAACACGGTGCTCTCCGGCTACCAGGAGGTGGTCACCGATCCGTCGTACGCCGGTCAGATCATCACCTTCACCTACCCGCACATTGGTAACTACGGCGTGAACCTGGCCGACTTCGAAAGTCGCCGACCGTTCTGTCGGGGGGTGGTGGTGCGGGACTTGGCTCGCCGTCGTTCGAGTTGGCGCAGCGAGGCCGATCTTGGCGCCCAGTTGCGGGCGTATGGGATCCCGGGTATCGCCGGTATCGACACCCGCAAGTTGACCCGTCGCATCCGTGAATTGGGTGCCGTTCCCGGCGCCTTCGGCGCCCTCGACAGACACGGCGAAGCATCCCTGCTCGCCGCCGCCCGGGCCGAACCCGGCACCGACGGCGTGGATCTGGTGGCACAAGTGACCACGCCGCTGGCCTATCGCCTGGCCGACGGCCAGCGACCCCTGGTGGTCGCCTACGACTTCGGCATCAAGCGCACGATCCTGCGCCACCTGGCGTCGTGGTTCGATGTAGAAGTGGTGCCAGCGGATACCTCGGCCGCCGACACCCTCGCTCGGGGACCGGCAGGTGTGTTTCTTTCCAATGGTCCGGGAGACCCCGCGGCGGTGCCCTACGCCCGCGACGCCATCGCCGCGCTGCTGGGGGAGGTACCGATCTTCGGCATCTGTCTCGGTCATCAACTCCTGGGCCGGGCTCTCGGGGCCGACACGGTGAAACTGCCCTTCGGGCATCACGGCGGCAATCACCCGGTGCGGAATCTCGCCACCGGGCGCATCGAGATCACGAGTCAGAACCACAACTTTGCGGTGGACGCCGACAGCCTGGCGGGGCGGGCGGAGATGACTCACGTGAACCTCAACGACGGCGTGTGTGAGGGACTGCGGGTCCTCGACGCCCCCGCCTTCAGCGTGCAACATCACCCTGAGGCCGCCCCCGGACCCCATGACAGCGTCTATTTGTTCGAAGAGTTCGCCACCATGTTGGGTGTCACCCAACCCCGCGCCGCCCCCGCCGGGCTCCCGGTGGCCGAACGGGGCGTGGCCTGA
- the carB gene encoding carbamoyl-phosphate synthase large subunit yields the protein MPKRTDIKSILLIGAGPIVIGQACEFDYSGTQACKVLGEEGYRVILANSNPATIMTDPEFADATYIEPLDVDILCRIIERERPDAVLPTLGGQTALNLAMELVERGAVGVPGTPELIGANAEAIRTAEDRELFKIAMQGIGLSVPESGVAHSMAEAEVVAARIGLPLVIRPAYILGGKGTGIASTPEEFTRLAANGIAASPVKEILIERSIAGWKEYELEVMRDTADNCVIICSIENLDPMGVHTGDSITVAPAQTLSDVEYQLMRDAAFACIRRVGVETGGSNVQFALNPANGDMVIIEMNPRVSRSSALASKATGFPIAKIAAKLAVGYTLDEIPNDITRATPASFEPTIDYVVTKVPRWAFEKFPDSPGVLGTSMQSVGEAMAIGRTFPESIQKAMRSLELGRYGLGCDPAERVLEDLDDEELLRRAAIGTPDRPFQLEAALRRGISVEVLAERTKVDPWFLDQILSIVEEREVLAAAGFSGMDRRAWRRAKRLGYSDAQLGWLWDVPEADVRAARHHAGVRATFKTVDTCAAEFDAQTPYHYSSYEDEDEVTYSGREKVLILGSGPNRIGQGIEFDYCCVHASFALAEAGYETVMLNCNPETVSTDYDTSDRLYFEPLTLEDALNVIEAEQASGTLKGVIVSLGGQTPLKLAGLLPEELILGTSPESIDLAEDRERWNALCARLEIPQPAGGTATTLEQAQAIVEKIGYPVLMRPSYVLGGRAMEIVYDDQSLSGAMEQLARFGSLGREGGLSAERPVLVDRFLEDATEVDVDAIRDHTGEVIIGGVMEHVEEAGVHSGDSACAIPPYSLSPETLAVIEAHTRAIASELAVLGLINVQYAVKANQVFVIEANPRASRTVPFVAKATGVPLVKVAARVMVGATLEELRKEGLLCAPSPGGYVAVKEAVLPFNRFPDADSVLGPEMRSTGEVMGIDSTFGLAFAKSQLAAGDRLPSTGCVFMSLANRDKTVGIEAARKFVQAGFTIAATGGTADALDSAGIAVSTRVAKVGEGTGMDAVELIASDRVQLVVNSPRGRGARADGAHIRAAAAAHGVPCLTTAAAGLAAASGILDRAAHQLTVRTLQEYHQGIDHDRPLLPLQE from the coding sequence ATGCCCAAGCGCACCGATATCAAATCGATCCTGCTGATCGGGGCCGGCCCCATCGTGATCGGCCAAGCCTGCGAGTTCGACTACTCCGGGACCCAAGCCTGCAAGGTGCTCGGCGAAGAGGGGTACCGGGTGATCCTGGCCAACTCGAACCCGGCCACGATCATGACCGATCCCGAGTTCGCCGACGCCACCTACATCGAGCCGCTCGATGTGGACATCCTCTGCCGGATCATCGAGCGGGAGCGGCCCGATGCGGTGCTGCCTACCCTCGGCGGACAAACGGCGTTGAACCTCGCGATGGAGTTGGTGGAACGCGGGGCGGTGGGTGTCCCCGGTACGCCCGAGTTGATCGGGGCCAACGCCGAGGCCATTCGCACCGCCGAGGATCGCGAGTTGTTCAAGATCGCCATGCAGGGGATCGGTCTGAGCGTGCCGGAATCCGGCGTGGCTCACTCGATGGCCGAGGCCGAGGTGGTGGCCGCCCGGATCGGGCTACCACTGGTGATCCGCCCGGCCTACATCCTCGGCGGGAAGGGCACTGGGATCGCCAGCACCCCTGAGGAGTTCACGCGGCTGGCGGCCAACGGCATCGCCGCCAGTCCGGTGAAGGAAATCCTCATTGAGCGTTCCATCGCCGGGTGGAAGGAATATGAACTCGAAGTGATGCGGGATACCGCCGACAACTGCGTGATCATCTGTTCGATCGAGAATCTCGATCCGATGGGCGTGCACACCGGCGACTCCATCACCGTGGCTCCTGCGCAGACGCTGAGCGATGTGGAATACCAGTTGATGCGCGACGCGGCCTTTGCTTGTATCCGTCGCGTAGGGGTGGAGACCGGTGGGTCGAATGTGCAGTTCGCTCTCAACCCGGCCAACGGCGACATGGTGATCATCGAGATGAATCCGCGGGTGTCGCGCTCCTCAGCGTTGGCCTCCAAGGCCACCGGGTTCCCGATCGCCAAGATCGCCGCCAAGTTGGCGGTGGGCTACACCCTCGACGAGATCCCCAACGACATCACCCGAGCCACCCCCGCCAGTTTCGAGCCCACCATCGACTACGTGGTGACCAAGGTGCCGCGCTGGGCCTTCGAAAAGTTTCCCGACAGTCCCGGGGTGTTGGGCACCTCGATGCAGTCGGTCGGCGAGGCCATGGCCATTGGCCGCACCTTCCCGGAGTCGATCCAAAAGGCGATGCGGTCGCTGGAACTCGGACGCTACGGCCTGGGCTGCGATCCGGCCGAGCGGGTTCTGGAGGACCTCGACGATGAAGAACTCCTGCGCCGCGCCGCCATCGGGACCCCCGACCGTCCCTTCCAACTCGAGGCGGCCCTGCGCCGGGGGATCTCCGTGGAGGTGCTGGCCGAGCGGACGAAGGTAGACCCCTGGTTCCTCGATCAGATCCTCAGCATCGTGGAGGAACGCGAAGTGCTGGCGGCCGCCGGATTCAGCGGGATGGACCGCCGAGCGTGGCGCCGGGCTAAACGCCTGGGCTACTCCGATGCCCAACTCGGCTGGCTCTGGGACGTACCCGAGGCCGATGTGCGAGCCGCTCGACACCACGCCGGCGTGCGGGCCACCTTCAAAACGGTGGACACCTGCGCCGCCGAGTTCGACGCGCAGACGCCCTACCACTACTCCAGCTATGAAGATGAAGACGAAGTTACCTACTCGGGACGCGAGAAGGTGCTCATCCTGGGTTCGGGCCCCAACCGCATCGGACAAGGCATCGAGTTCGACTACTGCTGCGTGCATGCCAGTTTCGCGCTGGCCGAGGCGGGCTACGAGACGGTGATGCTCAACTGCAACCCCGAAACCGTGTCCACCGACTACGACACCTCCGATCGCCTCTACTTTGAGCCCCTCACCCTGGAAGATGCCCTCAACGTGATCGAGGCCGAACAGGCCTCGGGGACCCTCAAAGGCGTGATCGTGAGTTTGGGAGGACAGACGCCGCTGAAACTGGCTGGGCTACTCCCCGAGGAACTCATCCTGGGCACCTCACCCGAGTCGATTGATCTGGCCGAAGACCGGGAGCGTTGGAACGCCCTTTGTGCCCGACTGGAGATTCCTCAACCGGCCGGGGGTACCGCCACCACCCTCGAGCAGGCTCAGGCCATCGTGGAAAAGATCGGCTACCCCGTGCTCATGCGGCCGTCCTACGTGCTCGGCGGCCGGGCCATGGAAATCGTCTACGACGACCAGTCCCTCAGTGGGGCGATGGAACAACTGGCCCGCTTCGGGAGCCTGGGAAGGGAGGGCGGTCTGTCGGCCGAGCGGCCGGTCTTGGTGGACCGCTTCTTAGAAGATGCTACCGAGGTGGACGTAGACGCCATCCGGGACCACACCGGTGAAGTGATCATCGGCGGGGTCATGGAACACGTGGAGGAAGCGGGGGTGCACTCGGGCGACTCGGCTTGCGCCATTCCGCCCTATTCGCTCTCCCCTGAGACCCTGGCGGTCATTGAGGCCCATACGCGCGCCATCGCTAGCGAACTCGCCGTGCTTGGCCTCATCAACGTGCAGTACGCCGTGAAGGCCAATCAGGTATTCGTGATCGAGGCCAATCCGCGGGCGAGCCGTACCGTACCCTTCGTGGCCAAGGCCACCGGGGTACCCCTCGTGAAGGTGGCGGCGCGGGTGATGGTGGGCGCCACCCTGGAGGAACTCCGCAAGGAGGGTCTGTTGTGCGCCCCTTCGCCGGGTGGCTACGTGGCCGTCAAAGAGGCGGTGCTGCCCTTCAATCGCTTCCCCGATGCCGATTCGGTACTGGGACCGGAAATGCGCAGCACCGGAGAGGTGATGGGCATCGACAGCACCTTCGGGCTGGCCTTCGCCAAGAGTCAGCTCGCCGCCGGCGACCGCCTCCCCTCCACCGGTTGCGTGTTCATGTCGCTGGCCAATCGGGACAAGACCGTGGGGATCGAAGCGGCTCGTAAATTTGTGCAGGCCGGCTTCACTATCGCCGCCACCGGGGGCACGGCCGATGCCCTTGATAGCGCCGGGATCGCCGTGTCCACCCGTGTGGCCAAGGTGGGGGAGGGCACCGGGATGGACGCCGTCGAACTCATCGCGTCGGATCGAGTGCAGTTGGTGGTGAACAGTCCGCGCGGGCGCGGCGCCCGGGCCGATGGCGCCCACATTCGCGCCGCCGCCGCCGCCCACGGCGTGCCGTGCCTCACCACCGCGGCCGCTGGCTTGGCCGCGGCTAGCGGCATCCTGGACCGGGCGGCGCATCAACTCACCGTGCGTACCCTGCAGGAGTATCACCAAGGCATCGACCACGACCGACCCCTGCTGCCCCTCCAAGAATGA
- a CDS encoding dihydroorotate dehydrogenase, translated as MKPSRFPEVDLSTMVGSVALPNPVLTASGTAGHGAELAPYLDLAALGAVVVKSLSPQAWAGNPPLRVHETTGGMINSVGLQGPGVEAWLLHDLPPLLATGARVVASIWGRSVAEYEAAARALADAPAGVIAVEVNLSCPNTESGRDLFAHSVTATGEALAATAGCRRPRWAKLSPNVTDLVPIAAAAQAGGAEAVTLVNTVLGMAIDPETGAYRLGSGARGGGLSGPAIHPVAVRAVHDVHTALPELAIVGVGGVSNGTEAAELLLAGASAIQVGTATFADPRAPARVLHELLAWANRTHRTRMRDIVGTAHERTTP; from the coding sequence ATGAAGCCGTCCCGCTTCCCGGAGGTGGACCTGTCCACGATGGTGGGCTCGGTGGCCTTGCCCAATCCGGTCCTTACCGCGTCGGGCACGGCGGGACATGGCGCCGAGTTGGCCCCCTACCTCGATTTGGCCGCGCTTGGGGCCGTGGTGGTGAAGTCGCTCTCGCCACAGGCGTGGGCCGGCAATCCGCCGCTTCGAGTCCATGAGACAACCGGGGGGATGATCAACAGCGTGGGTCTGCAGGGTCCGGGGGTGGAGGCCTGGCTGCTTCATGACTTGCCCCCACTGTTGGCTACGGGCGCCCGCGTGGTGGCTTCCATTTGGGGTCGCAGTGTGGCCGAGTACGAAGCGGCGGCGCGCGCGCTGGCCGATGCTCCCGCCGGGGTCATCGCCGTGGAGGTGAACCTGTCGTGTCCCAACACCGAATCGGGTCGGGATCTCTTCGCCCATTCGGTGACGGCGACGGGTGAGGCCCTTGCCGCCACCGCCGGCTGCAGACGACCGCGCTGGGCAAAACTCAGCCCCAACGTGACCGATCTCGTGCCGATCGCGGCGGCCGCCCAGGCCGGGGGCGCGGAAGCCGTGACGCTGGTGAATACCGTGTTGGGAATGGCGATCGATCCCGAGACCGGGGCCTACCGCCTGGGGTCGGGGGCACGAGGCGGCGGACTCTCGGGCCCGGCGATTCATCCCGTAGCCGTGCGAGCAGTGCACGACGTCCACACCGCCCTCCCTGAGCTGGCCATCGTTGGCGTGGGGGGCGTGAGTAACGGCACGGAGGCGGCCGAGTTGTTGCTGGCCGGAGCCAGCGCAATCCAAGTGGGAACGGCCACCTTCGCTGACCCACGCGCCCCCGCCCGGGTGCTGCACGAGTTACTGGCATGGGCGAATCGCACACATCGAACCCGAATGCGTGACATCGTGGGGACGGCTCATGAAAGGACCACCCCATGA
- the pyrF gene encoding orotidine-5'-phosphate decarboxylase — protein sequence MTAQPAAPEAVRSRLALVLDLDDAVAALSLARDLQPWFGTAKVGLELYSASGPNVMGALQEMGYDVFCDLKFHDIPTTVERAARVVGSLGAHYLNFHAQGGTTMLKAGVEGFISGAVNAGLPIPTALAVTVLTSDGDAPAHILPKRVQAALESGCGGIVCAASDVAEAKQYGPRLLTVVPGIRPAGAPRHDQARAATPEEAITAGADLLVIGRAVTHADDPAAAATVIAAAVGACVL from the coding sequence ATGACCGCTCAGCCCGCCGCCCCCGAAGCAGTGCGTTCCCGACTCGCCCTCGTACTTGACCTCGACGACGCCGTGGCCGCGCTGTCTCTCGCGCGGGATCTCCAGCCATGGTTCGGTACCGCCAAGGTGGGCCTCGAGTTGTACAGCGCGTCGGGTCCCAACGTGATGGGAGCACTGCAGGAGATGGGCTACGACGTGTTCTGCGACCTGAAGTTCCACGACATCCCTACCACCGTGGAGCGGGCCGCCCGGGTTGTCGGCTCGCTCGGCGCCCACTACCTCAACTTTCATGCCCAAGGCGGCACCACCATGCTCAAGGCCGGAGTGGAAGGCTTTATCTCCGGGGCCGTCAACGCCGGTCTCCCCATCCCAACGGCGTTGGCGGTGACGGTGCTCACCAGCGATGGAGATGCCCCGGCCCACATCCTCCCCAAACGCGTGCAGGCGGCATTGGAGTCGGGGTGTGGCGGCATTGTGTGTGCGGCTTCCGATGTGGCGGAGGCAAAGCAGTACGGACCGCGTCTGTTGACCGTGGTCCCCGGCATCCGTCCGGCGGGTGCTCCGCGCCACGATCAGGCCCGGGCCGCTACCCCCGAGGAGGCCATCACTGCTGGCGCCGACCTGCTGGTGATCGGGCGCGCCGTGACCCACGCCGACGATCCCGCCGCCGCCGCTACCGTCATCGCAGCTGCCGTGGGCGCGTGTGTGCTCTGA
- a CDS encoding integration host factor, translating into MPQPPVLTAEQRSQALVKAAEARRARAELKEMLKMGSLTLAELLERSGSDINIDKMKVLAVIQSLPGVGKVKARRTMEEIGISDTRRVKGLGQQQRKALLEAFR; encoded by the coding sequence ATGCCGCAACCTCCCGTTCTGACCGCCGAGCAACGAAGCCAGGCGCTCGTGAAAGCAGCCGAGGCCCGTCGGGCTCGTGCCGAACTCAAGGAAATGCTCAAAATGGGGTCGTTGACCCTCGCCGAACTTCTCGAGCGATCTGGCAGCGACATCAACATCGACAAGATGAAGGTGCTGGCGGTGATCCAATCGTTGCCGGGCGTGGGCAAGGTAAAAGCTCGTCGCACGATGGAGGAGATCGGAATCTCCGATACCCGCCGCGTCAAGGGCCTCGGCCAACAGCAACGCAAGGCGCTCCTGGAAGCGTTTCGCTGA
- a CDS encoding cytidylate kinase (catalyzes the formation of (d)CDP from ATP and (d)CMP): protein MPAASRASANSNARRSWKRFADSSAPVLITISGLPGSGTTTASRLVSEALGLERVPGGEVFRQLAAEAGMSLAGFGAYAHDHPEIDRELDHRLESRARQGDCVIEARLAGWLAQQAGLASVRVWVHCDDTERARRVAERDGTTVDEALVDNAERAVVERRRYQSVYGINLLDQSIYDLVLDSSREAPEVVAEAIIAQARATFP, encoded by the coding sequence ATACCCGCCGCGTCAAGGGCCTCGGCCAACAGCAACGCAAGGCGCTCCTGGAAGCGTTTCGCTGATTCGTCGGCGCCGGTGCTGATCACGATTTCGGGGCTGCCCGGCTCCGGCACCACCACGGCTTCCCGTTTGGTATCGGAGGCTCTCGGGCTTGAGCGCGTTCCCGGGGGGGAGGTCTTTCGTCAGTTGGCGGCGGAAGCAGGTATGTCGCTAGCCGGCTTCGGGGCCTACGCCCACGACCATCCCGAGATCGATCGGGAACTCGACCATCGTCTCGAGAGTCGGGCCCGCCAGGGCGACTGCGTAATTGAAGCCCGCCTGGCTGGATGGTTGGCTCAGCAGGCGGGTTTGGCTTCGGTACGGGTGTGGGTGCACTGCGACGACACCGAACGGGCCCGCCGGGTGGCCGAGCGGGATGGCACCACCGTCGATGAGGCGCTGGTCGACAATGCCGAGCGAGCCGTCGTCGAACGACGCCGCTACCAGTCGGTCTACGGCATCAACCTCCTGGATCAGTCGATTTATGACCTCGTACTCGACTCCAGCCGGGAGGCCCCAGAGGTAGTGGCCGAGGCGATCATCGCCCAGGCCCGGGCCACCTTTCCTTGA
- the rpoZ gene encoding DNA-directed RNA polymerase subunit omega, with protein sequence MMNPPIEHLLDRAGSKFTLVTLGAKRAREINSYYNKLSETLGTVVPPQVTSSARKSLSIAFEEIEADKILGVWPKPEEEIDPDAEPEGSESAE encoded by the coding sequence ATGATGAACCCGCCGATCGAACATCTCCTTGATCGAGCGGGCTCCAAGTTCACCCTGGTAACGCTGGGGGCCAAGCGGGCGCGGGAGATCAATTCGTATTACAACAAATTGTCCGAGACCCTCGGCACGGTGGTGCCGCCGCAGGTCACCTCTTCGGCCCGCAAGTCCCTCTCGATCGCCTTCGAGGAGATCGAGGCCGATAAAATCCTCGGGGTCTGGCCCAAGCCGGAAGAAGAGATCGACCCTGACGCCGAGCCCGAGGGTTCCGAGTCGGCTGAGTAG
- the coaBC gene encoding bifunctional phosphopantothenoylcysteine decarboxylase/phosphopantothenate--cysteine ligase CoaBC: MLEGKRIVLGVSGGIAAYKAVDVCRRLVDAGAYVIPVLTEGSQHFIGRTTFDALGSEPAWTGLWDERHPIPHTHLGQTADLVLVAPATARVLGLYAGGISEDLLTNVLLATRAPVLVCPAMHTEMWEHPAVRDNLRLLRSRGVHVVEPESGRLAGGDVGTGRLADPAVIVAAVEHLLASEEHLDLTGVRLVVTAGGTREPIDPVRFIGNRSSGKQGHAIAAEAAARGAKVTLVTTSASPAAAEIDLVRVDTAAEMAHALEARAEQADVIVMAAAVADFRPVTVATDKIKKSGGVPEITLEATPDILADLAARRRAGQIIVGFAAETSDLRGNAAEKLRRKGIDLIVANDVSAPGVGFEHDTNEVVILGADGSVQDVPLADKRVIARAILNVVSTLRSKP, translated from the coding sequence ATGCTCGAGGGCAAGCGCATCGTCCTCGGCGTGTCGGGGGGTATCGCCGCTTACAAGGCGGTGGACGTCTGTCGGCGTCTTGTCGACGCGGGCGCCTATGTGATCCCGGTTCTCACCGAGGGCTCGCAGCATTTCATCGGGCGCACCACCTTCGATGCGTTGGGATCCGAACCGGCGTGGACCGGATTGTGGGACGAGCGACATCCGATTCCCCATACCCACCTGGGTCAGACCGCCGATTTGGTGCTGGTGGCACCGGCCACCGCCCGCGTGCTTGGTCTGTACGCCGGGGGGATCAGCGAGGATCTCCTCACCAACGTGTTGCTGGCCACTCGTGCCCCGGTGCTGGTGTGCCCGGCCATGCACACCGAGATGTGGGAACACCCTGCCGTGCGCGACAACCTTCGCCTCCTGCGCTCCCGTGGGGTGCACGTGGTGGAACCTGAGAGTGGTCGCCTAGCCGGCGGTGATGTGGGCACTGGACGCCTAGCGGACCCGGCCGTCATCGTGGCGGCCGTGGAGCACCTCCTAGCCAGCGAGGAGCACCTCGACCTCACCGGTGTTCGTCTCGTGGTCACCGCCGGGGGCACCCGGGAACCGATCGATCCAGTGCGCTTCATTGGCAACCGCTCCTCCGGCAAGCAGGGCCACGCCATCGCCGCCGAGGCAGCCGCCCGGGGGGCGAAGGTCACCCTCGTCACCACGTCGGCTTCCCCCGCGGCCGCCGAGATCGATCTCGTGCGAGTGGATACGGCGGCCGAAATGGCCCACGCATTGGAAGCTCGCGCGGAGCAAGCCGACGTAATCGTGATGGCCGCGGCGGTGGCAGACTTTCGCCCGGTGACGGTGGCTACCGACAAGATCAAGAAATCTGGGGGCGTGCCGGAGATCACCTTGGAGGCCACCCCCGATATTCTCGCCGATCTCGCCGCCCGCCGGCGGGCCGGTCAGATCATCGTGGGGTTTGCCGCGGAGACGAGCGATCTGCGCGGCAACGCCGCCGAAAAACTTCGCCGCAAGGGCATCGATCTCATCGTGGCCAACGATGTCTCGGCCCCTGGCGTGGGTTTCGAGCACGACACGAACGAGGTGGTCATCCTGGGAGCCGATGGATCGGTCCAAGATGTCCCCCTCGCCGATAAACGGGTCATCGCCCGTGCCATTCTCAATGTTGTATCAACACTAAGGAGCAAGCCGTGA
- a CDS encoding methionine adenosyltransferase — translation MTRQWTFTSESVTEGHPDKMADQISDSILDAILAEDPMARVACETMVTTGLAIVAGEITTTAYVEIPSIVRNTIKSIGYDRESVGYDGNTCGVITSIDPQSPDIAQGVDTAMETRTGVSGEDLLNSQGAGDQGMMFGYAVKETEDLMPLPIWLAHRLAERLADVRKSGVLPYLRPDGKTQVTVDYEGNTPTRLTTVLISTQHQPGIDAETLIKPDLIEHVITPLLPTNIDTSDFRVLVNPTGNFELGGPYADCGLTGRKIIVDTYGGAARHGGGAFSGKDPSKVDRSAAYAARWVAKNVVAAGAADRCEVQVAYAIGVAQPVSILVETFGTETVEEAKISQAVRDVFDLRPAAIIRDLDLRRPIYQKTAAYGHFGRPDKDFTWEQTTRVDDLKSALGL, via the coding sequence GTGACCCGCCAGTGGACCTTCACCTCGGAGTCTGTGACCGAGGGCCACCCCGACAAGATGGCCGACCAGATCTCCGACTCGATTCTGGACGCCATCCTGGCGGAGGACCCGATGGCCCGCGTGGCCTGCGAGACGATGGTCACCACCGGATTGGCGATCGTGGCTGGTGAGATCACCACCACGGCCTACGTCGAGATCCCCTCCATCGTGCGCAACACGATCAAGAGCATCGGCTACGACCGTGAGTCGGTGGGTTACGACGGCAACACCTGTGGCGTGATCACTTCGATCGACCCGCAGTCGCCCGACATCGCCCAGGGCGTAGACACCGCCATGGAGACCCGTACCGGCGTATCGGGCGAGGATCTTCTCAACAGTCAGGGCGCTGGCGATCAGGGCATGATGTTCGGGTATGCGGTGAAAGAGACCGAAGACCTCATGCCGCTGCCGATTTGGCTGGCCCATCGCCTCGCCGAACGGCTCGCCGACGTGCGGAAGTCGGGTGTGCTCCCGTACCTGCGCCCCGACGGCAAGACGCAGGTCACGGTGGACTACGAGGGCAACACGCCCACACGCCTCACCACCGTGCTCATCTCCACCCAGCACCAGCCCGGTATCGATGCCGAGACGCTCATCAAGCCCGATCTCATCGAACACGTGATCACCCCGCTGCTGCCTACCAACATCGACACCTCCGACTTCCGGGTGCTGGTGAACCCCACCGGCAACTTCGAGTTGGGTGGCCCCTACGCCGACTGTGGCCTCACTGGTCGCAAGATCATCGTGGACACCTACGGCGGAGCCGCTCGCCACGGCGGTGGAGCCTTCTCCGGCAAGGACCCGTCCAAGGTGGACCGCTCCGCCGCCTACGCGGCCCGCTGGGTGGCGAAGAACGTGGTGGCCGCCGGGGCGGCTGATCGCTGCGAGGTGCAGGTGGCCTACGCCATTGGTGTCGCCCAGCCCGTATCGATCCTGGTGGAGACCTTCGGGACCGAGACGGTGGAGGAGGCCAAGATCAGCCAGGCCGTACGCGATGTGTTCGACCTGCGACCGGCCGCCATCATCCGCGATCTCGATCTGCGCCGGCCGATCTACCAAAAGACCGCCGCCTACGGGCACTTCGGGCGACCGGACAAGGATTTCACCTGGGAGCAGACCACCCGGGTCGACGACCTGAAATCCGCCCTCGGCTTGTAG
- a CDS encoding VOC family protein, producing MTACRPGRRAGDENPRPGHVTGIGGVFIGATHRDRLARWYQTVLGLPVTNAATAKLGPTRWAAFDRETAGFGPTQPDYMVNYGVDDGRFARAMDREGNRFERWQPAPGR from the coding sequence CTGACGGCGTGTCGGCCTGGCCGCAGGGCCGGCGACGAGAACCCGCGCCCGGGACACGTCACGGGGATCGGTGGCGTGTTCATCGGCGCCACGCATCGTGACCGACTCGCCCGCTGGTACCAGACGGTGTTGGGCCTTCCGGTCACCAACGCCGCCACCGCCAAGCTCGGACCCACCCGGTGGGCGGCGTTCGACCGTGAGACCGCCGGCTTCGGCCCCACTCAGCCCGACTACATGGTCAACTACGGCGTCGATGACGGCCGCTTCGCCCGGGCCATGGACCGCGAAGGCAACCGCTTCGAGCGCTGGCAGCCCGCCCCCGGCCGGTAG